From a region of the Pseudanabaena sp. ABRG5-3 genome:
- a CDS encoding N-6 DNA methylase, which translates to MGQLEHIEAIEKRLWGAADTLRSNSNYASNEYFMPVMGLIFLRHAYSRYLAVKDEIIANLPKRGGKVRELKKEDFSQRSAIFLRPEAQFDYLVALGDDRDRAKAVIEAMESIEADYTTLKGELPKQEYQELDNEVLGQLLRALNPEELKQVKGDVFGRIYEYFLTQFADLKAHDNGEFFTPVSLVSLIANVLEPDRGILLDPACGSGGMFVQSAHFVEDRQGNPHSLTFKGLEKNPTTIRLAKMNLAVHGLEGDMQKAITYYEDPHELLGKADFVMANPPFNVDEVDEEKVKNDPRLLFGLPSVNKNKKISNGNYLWITYFYSYLTDRGRAGFVMSSQASSAGGTEATVRQKLIGTGDVEMMVAIRSNFFYTRTVPCELWFFNRAKLPQHKDHVLMLDARNIYRKVTRKIYDFSPEQLQNLLAIVWLYRGQEDKFLNLVRDYLDRTLSSINGCFESVDGYTKAIALFRDKMTPFVNGISQTLKGEASPMPEFEESLTTLIKDVEVFRGDAKTLTPSPSPAGEGNKSKNEISLNESVGRLAPLAETSRDLVKQADLVYKLGCRVMDWCEKEQSAKDSDRWSSRDVTKERKAADLARQDAVEQLKQVRYFHKQAVWLTERFPDCKYRDVQGLVKLVDRAELAANDWSLTPGRYVGVAPEEVDEDFDFEETLRDIHIELEGLNAEAVDLAAAIAQNFKELGI; encoded by the coding sequence ATGGGGCAACTCGAACATATTGAGGCAATTGAAAAGCGCCTATGGGGTGCTGCTGACACGTTGCGGTCTAACTCCAACTATGCCAGTAATGAGTATTTCATGCCTGTGATGGGGTTGATTTTCCTGCGTCATGCCTATAGCCGTTATTTGGCAGTTAAGGATGAGATTATTGCTAACTTGCCGAAACGGGGTGGTAAGGTGCGCGAACTCAAGAAAGAAGATTTTTCACAGAGAAGTGCGATCTTTTTAAGACCAGAGGCGCAGTTTGATTATTTAGTGGCGCTTGGGGACGATCGCGATCGCGCTAAGGCTGTCATTGAGGCGATGGAGTCGATTGAGGCAGATTACACCACGCTGAAGGGTGAACTACCGAAGCAAGAATATCAAGAACTGGATAATGAGGTTTTAGGGCAGTTGCTCAGAGCGCTGAATCCAGAGGAGTTGAAGCAGGTTAAGGGGGATGTATTCGGGCGAATTTACGAATATTTTTTAACGCAGTTTGCGGATCTGAAAGCTCATGATAATGGTGAATTTTTTACGCCTGTTTCCTTGGTTTCTTTGATTGCCAATGTTTTAGAACCCGATCGCGGTATTTTGCTCGACCCTGCCTGTGGTTCTGGGGGGATGTTTGTCCAGAGCGCTCATTTTGTGGAGGATCGACAGGGCAACCCGCACTCATTGACCTTTAAAGGTTTAGAGAAAAATCCCACCACGATTCGGCTTGCCAAGATGAATTTGGCGGTGCATGGGTTGGAGGGGGATATGCAAAAGGCGATTACCTATTATGAAGATCCCCATGAGTTGTTGGGTAAGGCTGACTTTGTGATGGCGAATCCGCCTTTTAATGTGGATGAGGTGGATGAGGAGAAGGTCAAGAATGATCCGCGTTTGTTGTTTGGTTTGCCGAGTGTCAACAAAAACAAGAAGATTTCTAATGGTAATTATCTTTGGATTACCTATTTTTATAGCTATTTGACCGATCGCGGTAGAGCAGGATTTGTCATGTCGTCTCAGGCTTCGAGTGCGGGTGGTACGGAGGCAACTGTACGCCAAAAGCTGATCGGGACGGGTGATGTGGAAATGATGGTAGCGATTCGCTCGAATTTTTTCTATACGCGCACTGTGCCTTGTGAGTTGTGGTTTTTTAATCGGGCAAAGTTGCCACAACATAAAGATCATGTGCTGATGTTGGATGCGCGGAATATCTACCGCAAAGTAACGCGCAAAATCTATGATTTTAGTCCTGAGCAGTTACAGAATCTGTTAGCGATCGTGTGGCTATATCGGGGACAGGAGGACAAGTTTCTCAATCTGGTGCGGGATTATCTCGATCGCACTTTAAGCTCTATCAATGGTTGTTTTGAGTCGGTTGATGGTTATACGAAGGCGATCGCTTTATTTCGAGACAAGATGACTCCTTTTGTAAATGGAATTTCGCAAACTCTAAAAGGTGAAGCCTCACCGATGCCAGAGTTTGAGGAGAGTTTGACGACTTTAATCAAGGATGTGGAGGTATTTCGAGGGGATGCTAAGACCCTCACCCCTAGCCCCTCTCCCGCAGGAGAGGGGAACAAGAGTAAGAATGAGATTAGTCTTAATGAGTCGGTGGGGCGGCTTGCACCGCTTGCGGAAACTAGCCGTGATTTGGTGAAGCAAGCGGATCTCGTTTATAAGTTGGGCTGTCGGGTGATGGACTGGTGCGAAAAGGAACAGTCAGCGAAGGATAGCGATCGCTGGTCGAGTCGAGATGTCACGAAGGAACGCAAGGCGGCGGATTTGGCGCGACAGGATGCTGTGGAGCAGTTAAAGCAAGTTCGCTATTTTCATAAACAGGCGGTGTGGCTGACGGAGCGTTTTCCTGATTGTAAGTATCGGGATGTACAGGGTTTGGTGAAGCTGGTCGATCGCGCTGAGTTAGCAGCGAATGATTGGAGTTTGACCCCTGGGCGTTATGTGGGTGTGGCTCCTGAGGAGGTGGATGAGGATTTTGATTTTGAGGAGACTTTGCGGGATATTCACATTGAGCTTGAGGGTTTGAATGCTGAAGCGGTGGATCTGGCGGCGGCGATCGCGCAAAATTTTAAAGAGTTAGGAATCTAA
- a CDS encoding XisH family protein — MARDIFHNVVRVALEKDGWKITDDPYRLRYGIADVYIDLAAEMAIAAEREGRKIAVEIKSFAGGSAISEFHTALGQFLNYRIALEVANELDRELYLAVPSDVQKDFLRFEPAKIVIARYQVKLIIYDIQKEVITQWIE; from the coding sequence ATGGCAAGAGATATTTTTCATAACGTTGTTAGGGTTGCCTTAGAAAAGGATGGATGGAAAATTACGGATGATCCCTATCGATTGCGCTATGGTATTGCTGATGTGTATATAGATTTGGCTGCGGAAATGGCGATCGCGGCTGAGCGAGAAGGGCGCAAAATTGCTGTCGAGATCAAGAGTTTTGCTGGTGGTTCTGCAATTTCAGAGTTTCATACAGCTTTAGGGCAATTTCTGAATTACCGTATTGCTTTAGAAGTTGCTAATGAGTTAGATCGAGAGCTTTATTTAGCGGTTCCGAGTGATGTCCAGAAAGACTTTCTCAGATTTGAACCTGCTAAAATTGTGATTGCTAGATACCAAGTAAAGCTAATTATCTACGACATTCAAAAAGAGGTTATTACGCAATGGATCGAGTAA
- a CDS encoding XisI protein, which yields MDRVSEYRQIICQFLKDFSKDDPDARLIFDKERDRYLVLHSGWRNDYRFYGCAIHLDLIDGKVWIQQNSTEVMVDRDLEKLGVSPKDIILGFRSPEVRERLAALR from the coding sequence ATGGATCGAGTAAGTGAGTATCGCCAAATTATTTGTCAGTTTCTAAAAGATTTTAGTAAGGATGATCCTGATGCAAGGTTAATCTTTGATAAGGAGCGCGATCGCTATTTGGTGTTGCATTCTGGATGGCGTAATGATTATCGATTTTATGGTTGTGCGATTCATCTGGATTTAATTGATGGGAAGGTATGGATTCAACAAAATAGTACGGAGGTGATGGTGGATCGGGATTTGGAGAAGCTTGGGGTAAGTCCTAAAGATATTATTCTTGGGTTTAGGTCGCCTGAAGTGCGTGAGCGTTTGGCAGCATTGAGATAG
- a CDS encoding putative toxin-antitoxin system toxin component, PIN family, translating into MMKMKDKNLRVVLDTNVLISSLLLKNSPPFRVVELIFSRSILLRSESTLSELQEVLGRKKFNKYLTLEERQVFLSKFLARSELVEIRQEINVCRDPKDNKFLELAVNGNASLIITGDDDLLVLNPFRDIQIFTPQDFLIYFDS; encoded by the coding sequence ATGATGAAGATGAAGGATAAAAATTTGCGAGTTGTTCTTGATACCAATGTTTTAATTAGTAGCTTACTGCTTAAAAATTCTCCTCCTTTTCGTGTAGTTGAGTTGATATTTTCTAGGAGTATACTCTTACGCTCAGAGTCAACTCTATCAGAGCTTCAAGAGGTTTTGGGGCGCAAAAAGTTTAATAAATATTTAACCCTTGAGGAGCGTCAGGTGTTTTTATCTAAATTTTTAGCGCGGTCGGAGTTAGTGGAAATTAGGCAAGAGATTAATGTTTGTCGAGATCCTAAAGATAATAAGTTTCTTGAGTTAGCAGTTAATGGTAATGCAAGTCTCATTATCACTGGGGATGACGATCTCCTTGTACTCAATCCATTTAGAGATATTCAGATTTTTACTCCCCAAGATTTTTTGATTTATTTTGACAGCTAA
- a CDS encoding DUF29 domain-containing protein, whose product MTTKLYDVDFYAWTLEQSRLLQSGNLQDLDIENLVEEIESLGKQQRQELKNRLGVLIGHLLKWAYQPEKRTKSWRSTIREQRKEVLELLKENPSLKSYLPEAIASAHESGLALVVRETTLDYEDLPVECPFSVEQIFDLTFPEGV is encoded by the coding sequence ATGACGACAAAACTTTATGATGTAGATTTTTATGCTTGGACTTTGGAGCAGTCTCGGTTGTTGCAGTCTGGCAATTTACAAGATTTAGATATTGAGAATTTGGTGGAGGAGATTGAGTCTTTGGGTAAGCAACAACGCCAAGAGTTGAAAAATCGGTTAGGTGTTTTGATTGGGCATCTTTTGAAGTGGGCTTATCAACCAGAAAAGCGTACTAAGAGTTGGCGGTCAACAATTCGAGAGCAACGTAAGGAGGTGTTAGAACTATTAAAAGAAAATCCTAGTTTGAAGTCGTATTTGCCAGAGGCGATCGCTTCGGCGCATGAGTCAGGTTTGGCTCTGGTGGTACGCGAGACGACCTTAGATTATGAGGATCTACCTGTGGAATGTCCTTTTTCTGTTGAGCAAATTTTCGATTTGACTTTTCCTGAAGGTGTTTAG
- a CDS encoding DNA-binding protein has product MATITIDISDSQLQKLQDLARVHRVSPEALICANLESWLSSPSPEFMDAAKYVLKKNAELYQRLA; this is encoded by the coding sequence ATGGCAACGATTACTATTGATATTTCAGATAGTCAATTACAAAAGCTGCAAGACTTAGCGAGGGTGCATAGGGTTTCCCCAGAGGCGCTAATTTGTGCAAATTTGGAGAGTTGGCTGAGTTCGCCTAGTCCTGAGTTTATGGATGCAGCTAAGTATGTATTGAAGAAGAATGCTGAACTTTATCAACGTTTAGCATAA
- a CDS encoding type II toxin-antitoxin system death-on-curing family toxin translates to MMRYLTIIEVLALHGQVIGQSGGKDGIRDLGLLESAIAQPMMTFGGIDLYVSIVDKAVALGFSLIMNHPFVDGNKRTGHAAMEVFLVLNGLEIVASVEEQERVILSVAAGDSGREVFLDWLQVHVRGR, encoded by the coding sequence ATAATGCGTTATCTCACAATTATTGAGGTCTTGGCTTTGCATGGTCAAGTTATCGGGCAATCAGGCGGTAAGGATGGGATCAGAGATCTAGGTTTGCTAGAGTCTGCGATCGCTCAACCGATGATGACATTTGGTGGCATAGATTTATATGTTTCAATTGTTGATAAGGCTGTGGCTTTAGGATTTTCACTGATTATGAATCATCCTTTTGTTGATGGAAATAAGAGAACTGGTCACGCAGCGATGGAAGTATTTCTGGTTTTGAATGGATTAGAGATTGTGGCTTCTGTGGAAGAGCAGGAGCGAGTTATTTTGTCTGTTGCTGCGGGAGATAGTGGACGTGAAGTGTTTCTAGATTGGCTACAAGTTCATGTTAGAGGTAGATAA
- a CDS encoding restriction endonuclease subunit S, with protein sequence MKWQKVLLGNLADEGSLDILTGPFGTQLKASDYTKIGTPVINVRNIGYGDLKPEKLEYVPEPVVQKLERHILQKGDIVFARKGAVDRHLLVEETQSGWMQGSDCIRIRLSSRKVSHKFLSYSLRLESHKSWILNQCGNKATMASLNQDVIRRVIVRLPNIDTQQEIVNVLSKYDDLIENNRRRIQLLERSLHLLYKEWFVHLRFPSHEHSKIVDGIPEGWRKAALKELAIVNQSSINSSFQGQIEYIDISSVTTNSINQTTILNFEDAPSRARRIVKHGDIIWSCVRPNRESYAVIWNPPDNLIVSTGFAVITPKSIPTSFLFYAITTPEFVGYLANNARGAAYPAVTASDFENAQITFPQDNLLNLFDEIATPVFTQINTLRQQSKKLQQARDLLLPKLMSGAISV encoded by the coding sequence ATGAAATGGCAGAAAGTATTATTAGGCAATTTAGCAGATGAAGGCTCCCTTGATATTTTGACTGGACCTTTCGGAACTCAGCTTAAAGCATCTGATTATACGAAGATTGGAACTCCAGTCATTAACGTTAGAAATATCGGCTATGGAGATCTTAAGCCCGAAAAATTAGAGTATGTTCCCGAACCAGTTGTTCAAAAATTGGAAAGACATATTTTACAAAAAGGAGATATAGTTTTTGCTCGGAAAGGTGCAGTTGATAGACATTTGCTGGTTGAAGAAACTCAATCTGGATGGATGCAAGGTTCTGATTGTATTCGTATAAGACTTTCATCTAGAAAAGTAAGTCATAAATTTCTTTCTTACTCTCTACGTCTAGAAAGTCATAAGTCATGGATTCTTAATCAGTGTGGCAATAAAGCAACAATGGCATCTTTAAATCAAGATGTTATTCGGCGAGTTATCGTTCGATTACCTAATATTGATACTCAGCAAGAAATTGTTAATGTCTTATCAAAATATGATGACCTTATCGAAAATAATCGGCGGCGTATTCAGTTGCTTGAGCGATCGCTACATCTGCTCTATAAAGAATGGTTTGTCCATCTCCGCTTCCCCAGTCACGAACACAGCAAAATTGTAGATGGTATCCCTGAAGGATGGAGAAAAGCTGCACTTAAAGAATTAGCTATTGTCAACCAATCATCTATCAATAGTAGTTTTCAAGGACAAATAGAATATATTGATATTTCTTCAGTTACTACTAATAGTATTAATCAAACAACTATCTTGAACTTTGAAGATGCACCCAGTCGAGCGCGACGAATAGTAAAACATGGTGACATTATCTGGTCATGTGTACGTCCAAATCGTGAATCTTATGCAGTTATTTGGAATCCACCAGACAACCTAATTGTGTCAACAGGATTTGCTGTAATCACCCCGAAAAGTATCCCAACTTCATTCTTATTCTATGCAATAACAACACCTGAATTTGTAGGTTATTTGGCAAACAATGCAAGAGGAGCAGCTTATCCAGCCGTAACTGCCTCAGATTTTGAAAATGCTCAAATAACTTTTCCTCAAGATAATTTGTTGAATTTATTCGATGAAATTGCTACACCTGTTTTTACTCAAATAAACACACTGCGACAACAATCTAAAAAACTACAACAAGCCCGTGATCTTCTACTTCCTAAACTGATGAGTGGAGCGATCAGTGTATGA